From Lolium perenne isolate Kyuss_39 chromosome 5, Kyuss_2.0, whole genome shotgun sequence, a single genomic window includes:
- the LOC139831762 gene encoding protein ALP1-like produces MKHYTSQNMLVHADFDMRFTNMLARWEGPAHDASILGDSLSRLDGLQIPEGKFYLGDAGYACQPGILLPFRKTRYHLNEFSPRHRPRNAKELFNLRHSSLRVTIERAFAALKNMFKVFDQKPFHTFDTQVKLVIACCILHNWILGWGDDEFFDEVVTFDEVETGHGVNTCDNDAWKEKRQEWADAIWEARGNTTI; encoded by the coding sequence ATGAAGCACTACACCAGCCAGAACATGCTAGTACATGCGGATTTCGATATGAGGTTCACTAACATGCTTGCTAGGTGGGAGGGTCCAGCTCATGATGCGAGCATCCTGGGCGACAGCTTGTCAAGGCTTGATGGGTTGCAAATCCCTGAGGGTAAGTTCTACCTTGGAGATGCTGGATATGCATGCCAACCTGGTATTCTACTTCccttcaggaaaacaaggtaccACCTCAACGAGTTCTCTCCTAGGCACCGACCTCGGAATGCGAAAGAGTTATTCAATCTGAGACACTCAAGCCTTAGAGTGACCATTGAGAGGGCATTTGCTGCATTGAAGAACATGTTCAAGGTATTTGACCAGAAACCGTTCCACACTTTTGACACTCAAGTAAAGCTGGTCATTGCTTGTTGCATTCTTCACAACTGGATCCTAGGTTGGGGCGATGATGAGTTCTTCGATGAGGTTGTCACTTTTGATGAAGTAGAGACCGGCCATGGCGTGAACACATGCGACAATGATGCCTGGAAGGAGAAGAGGCAGGAGTGGGCGGACGCAATATGGGAAGCCAGAGGCAACACCACCATCTGA